One window of the Deltaproteobacteria bacterium genome contains the following:
- a CDS encoding CDP-alcohol phosphatidyltransferase family protein, whose translation MTIPNLITTIRIILAPIFIIYLINDQYFSALIVFMLCCLSDGLDGLLARLFNQKSRIGTYLDPIADKLLLVATFITLAIRGSLPSWLTVTVIARDVLILLGVAVLFFVHTGFVKIKPSFLSKLTTCLQFASVMAVLSRGNLLTLPPVFYRYLFYLTALFTISSGLHYMHYWFKMMGEGPEEKGE comes from the coding sequence ATGACCATCCCCAACCTCATCACCACAATACGGATTATTCTGGCCCCAATCTTTATTATCTATCTGATCAACGATCAGTATTTTTCCGCCCTGATTGTTTTCATGTTGTGCTGCCTGAGTGACGGACTGGATGGTCTCCTGGCGAGACTATTCAATCAGAAAAGCAGGATCGGAACCTATCTGGATCCCATCGCGGACAAACTCCTGTTGGTGGCCACCTTCATCACCCTCGCCATACGGGGATCCCTTCCTTCCTGGTTGACGGTGACGGTTATCGCGAGAGACGTCTTGATACTGCTGGGTGTGGCGGTCCTGTTTTTCGTGCACACCGGGTTCGTGAAGATCAAACCTTCCTTTTTAAGCAAGTTAACCACGTGCCTTCAGTTTGCCTCGGTAATGGCGGTGCTGTCCCGGGGAAATCTCTTGACCCTTCCTCCTGTTTTCTACCGATATCTTTTCTACTTGACCGCTCTGTTTACCATAAGCTCTGGGCTCCACTATATGCATTACTGGTTCAAGATGATGGGGGAGGGCCCGGAGGAGAAAGGAGAATAA